One region of Thermosipho affectus genomic DNA includes:
- a CDS encoding polysaccharide biosynthesis/export family protein has protein sequence MKKLLILAIVIASIFVLAYTVRPGDVLNIAVFEHPEFPMQVTVSVDGTISYPFVGQVNVVGKTTNEIAEIIKDSIKKIIKNPIVSVYIEKYAPMYVYVQGALNVAFDISIDPEMTISKLVSFLNLSTNTSVDFSNVKIKRGKEIFNVDLESYYNGANFDVDVLLKEGDIIYIPKQKSKVAYIVGPVKEPGEFSFSDTEDITLSLLIAKAGGVIDEKKKYIKEVEVIEDEISRIYPPDILEKDLSLKRGAVVNIKTYSEFYVYSEGQKIEFLPDEPKTLKMLLAKKPTRIDRQELINDGFAIINGKIKVKLSDDIDKISLSCGDVVDLIYAPFTVNVVGYKGGVITLTSKEPRTLSYLVKKLGIDNMESILDIYVVGDKEYKIEDLILNKIDKVLERNDTVVIKSLAENAVYLVGDVSRYVVFPYSEKITLHKVLAKAGVSDLKRIEKIKLNGKILDTSKDEVIESGAILNVILKKPIYVTAMGYIRNNGTVKIDYTESSDLNTLFGKLGGLYLGPNLYFISDKVYVVRKNKVFAEVDARDVYEGKKNIELENGDFVFVTEKEIGHVYVFGYGKKDGIVKFNSSEEFDLKTLLAKLGGIEEGISKKITILFDNEATTVKWDENMKLKSGATVLFEKDTENYIYVIDENGKPNMFYAEKPITLYELISNFNVNKNFRLIKILNKDVSIDVNDVEKALGYVVKPGDVVKIVDAPQNIAYVLGEVKNPGVISLNDGMDVLEAVIRAGYFTDNAAPSSVFLYKGGVNGTAIKVNLNDAIKKNGSVPKVEPGDVVYVPSDPFKTALEWVPVINNLIGLYNNIKTIK, from the coding sequence ATGAAAAAATTATTAATTTTAGCTATAGTTATAGCTAGTATTTTTGTTTTAGCCTATACTGTAAGACCAGGAGATGTTTTAAATATAGCTGTTTTTGAACATCCAGAATTTCCAATGCAGGTTACTGTTTCTGTTGATGGAACTATTTCATATCCATTTGTTGGACAGGTAAATGTTGTGGGAAAAACCACTAATGAAATAGCAGAGATTATAAAGGATTCCATAAAAAAAATTATAAAAAATCCAATAGTATCGGTATATATAGAAAAATACGCACCTATGTATGTTTACGTACAAGGTGCGTTAAACGTTGCATTTGATATTTCGATTGATCCTGAAATGACCATTTCAAAACTTGTTTCATTTTTGAATTTATCTACAAATACCAGTGTTGATTTCTCAAATGTAAAGATAAAAAGGGGAAAAGAAATTTTTAATGTGGATCTTGAATCTTATTACAATGGTGCAAACTTTGATGTAGATGTATTACTAAAAGAAGGGGATATCATATATATCCCGAAACAAAAGAGTAAAGTGGCTTATATCGTTGGGCCTGTAAAAGAACCTGGAGAATTTTCTTTTTCAGATACAGAGGATATCACTTTGTCCCTTTTAATTGCAAAGGCGGGTGGAGTAATCGATGAAAAAAAGAAGTACATAAAAGAAGTTGAGGTTATTGAAGATGAAATTTCTAGAATTTATCCACCAGATATATTAGAAAAAGATTTATCCCTTAAAAGGGGTGCAGTTGTCAATATAAAGACATACTCAGAATTTTATGTTTATTCAGAAGGACAAAAGATTGAATTTTTACCAGACGAGCCAAAAACACTAAAGATGTTACTTGCAAAAAAGCCTACTAGAATAGATAGACAAGAATTGATAAACGATGGTTTTGCAATCATAAACGGGAAAATTAAGGTAAAGTTAAGTGATGATATAGATAAAATAAGTTTAAGCTGCGGAGATGTAGTAGATTTAATATATGCCCCTTTTACGGTTAACGTTGTGGGGTATAAGGGAGGAGTAATTACTTTAACTTCTAAAGAACCAAGAACTTTATCTTATTTGGTAAAAAAATTGGGAATAGATAATATGGAAAGTATTTTAGACATTTACGTTGTTGGAGATAAAGAATACAAAATAGAGGATTTAATTTTAAATAAGATTGATAAGGTTTTAGAGAGAAACGATACAGTTGTTATAAAATCTTTGGCGGAGAATGCCGTTTATCTTGTAGGAGATGTTTCAAGATATGTTGTATTTCCGTATTCTGAAAAGATTACCCTCCACAAGGTTTTAGCAAAAGCAGGTGTTTCTGATTTAAAAAGAATTGAGAAAATAAAATTAAATGGAAAAATTTTGGATACTAGTAAAGATGAAGTAATAGAGAGCGGTGCAATATTAAACGTTATTTTGAAAAAACCAATATACGTCACAGCGATGGGGTATATAAGAAATAATGGAACAGTTAAAATAGATTACACGGAATCTTCAGATTTAAATACCCTTTTTGGTAAATTAGGAGGTCTTTATTTAGGACCAAATTTATACTTTATTTCTGATAAAGTTTATGTTGTTAGAAAAAATAAAGTTTTTGCAGAGGTAGATGCAAGGGATGTATATGAAGGTAAAAAGAATATTGAGTTAGAAAACGGAGATTTTGTCTTTGTGACCGAAAAAGAAATAGGACATGTTTATGTGTTTGGATATGGTAAAAAAGATGGAATTGTAAAATTCAATAGTAGTGAGGAATTTGATTTAAAAACTTTGTTGGCAAAATTAGGAGGAATAGAAGAGGGAATTAGCAAGAAAATTACGATTTTATTTGATAATGAGGCAACTACTGTGAAATGGGATGAAAATATGAAATTAAAAAGTGGTGCAACGGTTTTATTTGAAAAAGACACGGAAAATTATATTTACGTAATTGATGAGAATGGAAAACCAAACATGTTTTATGCTGAAAAACCTATTACTTTGTATGAATTAATTTCGAACTTTAATGTGAATAAAAACTTTAGATTGATAAAGATTTTAAATAAAGATGTTTCAATTGATGTAAACGATGTGGAAAAGGCATTGGGATACGTTGTAAAACCAGGAGATGTTGTGAAGATAGTTGATGCCCCACAAAATATTGCATACGTTTTGGGAGAAGTGAAAAATCCTGGGGTAATTTCCTTAAATGATGGAATGGATGTTTTAGAAGCCGTTATACGTGCGGGATACTTTACTGATAATGCTGCACCATCATCTGTGTTCTTGTACAAAGGAGGAGTAAATGGTACGGCAATAAAGGTAAACTTAAACGATGCAATAAAGAAAAATGGAAGTGTTCCAAAGGTTGAACCAGGAGATGTGGTTTATGTACCATCTGATCCGTTTAAAACAGCACTTGAATGGGTTCCTGTTATAAATAACCTTATAGGACTATACAACAACATTAAAACGATAAAATAA
- a CDS encoding DHH family phosphoesterase, producing the protein MDLLYFKSKKILHTTHKMADCDGIASVYWGLKVFGGTYYIPPYELRSAYGLLKYLNLSFTHPNDFDYIFVYDTDKREDLDINLSKPYVIFDHHNKRDRKFFQNALFSYSITSSANVINLYNLSIELGIELDETTLFSFAIALYTDTAMFRTARKNEFLYFSKFLGNKKFEDIYKIIYQKEISQENFISSIKNAKFLNKNNLKICITQFKTHDEFYAFIDGLFNVLNLDILLALLPEGLRIHLKKKHVQKIYHALFVPIQKEYNIRRYQGIWLNFYDYNLLLNALDNYKGG; encoded by the coding sequence TTGGATTTACTTTACTTTAAATCAAAAAAAATATTACACACTACACACAAAATGGCAGACTGTGATGGAATTGCATCTGTATACTGGGGGTTAAAAGTATTTGGCGGCACCTATTACATTCCACCATATGAATTACGCAGCGCATATGGACTGTTAAAATATCTAAACCTTTCTTTTACCCACCCAAATGATTTTGATTACATCTTTGTATACGACACAGATAAAAGAGAAGACTTAGATATAAATCTTTCAAAACCTTATGTTATATTTGATCACCACAACAAAAGAGACCGTAAATTTTTTCAAAACGCACTCTTTAGTTATTCGATTACCTCCAGTGCAAATGTTATAAATCTGTACAACCTTTCTATAGAACTTGGAATAGAACTAGATGAAACCACACTCTTTTCTTTTGCAATTGCACTCTATACGGACACCGCAATGTTCAGAACTGCAAGAAAAAACGAATTTTTGTACTTTTCAAAATTTTTGGGAAACAAAAAATTTGAAGATATATACAAAATAATATATCAAAAAGAAATTTCACAAGAAAATTTTATATCCTCCATTAAAAATGCAAAATTTTTAAACAAAAACAACTTAAAAATATGCATCACACAATTTAAAACACACGATGAATTTTACGCATTTATAGATGGACTTTTTAACGTTTTAAACCTTGATATATTACTAGCGCTCCTTCCAGAAGGATTAAGAATCCATCTAAAAAAGAAACACGTACAAAAGATATACCATGCCCTTTTCGTACCCATTCAAAAGGAGTATAATATAAGAAGATATCAAGGAATCTGGTTGAATTTTTACGATTACAACTTACTTTTAAACGCACTAGATAACTACAAGGGAGGGTAA
- a CDS encoding PHP domain-containing protein — protein MLVDFHMHTTASDGTFSPESLVKIVEERDIEYFSITDHDTIDGIKKISKENFVPGLEISVEYQSTLHILGYGIDLNNKKLIDTLEMLKKYRLERNKIIIEKMQKMGFNITFEEALKEAKGTLIGRPHFASLMVKKGYVNSLKEAFEKYLKKGKPLYENKKRLNIDEAIKIIKEAKGIAILAHPYQTTTDNEKLESLIKKLVSLGLDGLEVYYSKHTNIMIQTYEKLSQKYGLVKTAGSDFHGKNTPDIHPGIDVKLKDIETFISRVF, from the coding sequence TTGTTAGTAGATTTTCACATGCATACCACTGCATCTGATGGTACATTTTCTCCAGAATCTCTAGTCAAAATTGTAGAAGAAAGAGACATAGAATATTTTTCCATAACAGATCACGACACCATTGACGGTATTAAAAAAATCTCCAAAGAAAATTTTGTTCCAGGTTTGGAAATAAGTGTAGAATACCAATCCACCCTTCACATTTTAGGATATGGAATAGATTTGAATAACAAAAAATTAATCGATACCCTTGAAATGTTAAAAAAGTATCGATTAGAAAGGAATAAAATTATAATTGAAAAAATGCAAAAAATGGGTTTTAATATAACCTTTGAAGAAGCATTAAAAGAAGCAAAGGGAACTCTTATTGGAAGGCCACATTTTGCAAGCCTTATGGTAAAAAAAGGATATGTCAACAGTCTAAAAGAAGCTTTTGAAAAATATCTAAAAAAAGGTAAACCACTCTACGAAAATAAAAAACGCTTAAATATAGATGAGGCTATCAAAATAATAAAAGAAGCAAAGGGAATAGCAATACTTGCACATCCATATCAAACTACAACAGATAATGAGAAATTAGAATCTTTAATTAAAAAACTCGTTTCTTTAGGACTAGATGGATTAGAAGTATACTATTCAAAACACACAAACATCATGATCCAAACATACGAAAAACTCTCTCAAAAATATGGCCTTGTAAAAACTGCTGGATCAGATTTTCACGGAAAAAACACGCCGGATATTCACCCCGGTATAGATGTAAAATTAAAAGACATAGAAACATTTATCAGTCGTGTTTTTTAA